A genomic segment from Orrella daihaiensis encodes:
- a CDS encoding exodeoxyribonuclease III, whose amino-acid sequence MLRVTSLNVNGLRSAFRKGLSQWLDSHQPDVVCLQEVKAHEIDLDQALLRPTPYDGHFHCAEKKGYSGVGIYTRHAPKTVFSGIGLEEFDREGRLIAASWENLTIVSAYLPSGSSGDERQAVKMRFLDAFAPWLDNLMRTHRESGHEFIICGDWNIAHKEIDLKNWRGNRKNSGFLPEERDWLTHVFNDIGFVDVFRQLEPGEDHYTWWSNRGQAWAKNVGWRIDYQIATPGIAASAKRTEIFKAERYSDHAPLTIDYDVSIG is encoded by the coding sequence TTGCTTCGCGTTACATCTCTAAATGTCAATGGCTTGCGCTCAGCCTTCCGCAAAGGCCTATCCCAATGGCTAGACTCACACCAGCCAGACGTGGTTTGCCTTCAGGAAGTCAAGGCACACGAGATCGACCTGGATCAGGCACTTCTACGACCCACCCCCTACGACGGTCATTTTCATTGCGCCGAGAAAAAAGGCTACAGCGGTGTAGGCATCTACACCCGACACGCGCCGAAGACGGTGTTCTCCGGTATAGGACTTGAGGAATTTGATCGTGAAGGTCGGCTGATCGCTGCAAGTTGGGAGAACCTCACCATCGTGAGCGCTTACCTGCCGTCGGGCTCTAGCGGTGACGAACGTCAAGCGGTCAAAATGCGCTTTCTGGATGCATTTGCTCCCTGGTTAGACAACCTGATGCGCACGCATCGGGAGTCCGGTCACGAGTTCATCATTTGCGGTGACTGGAACATCGCCCACAAGGAAATTGACCTCAAGAACTGGCGTGGCAACCGAAAGAATTCAGGATTCTTGCCCGAAGAGCGTGACTGGCTAACGCATGTATTTAACGACATTGGTTTTGTGGATGTATTTCGCCAGCTTGAGCCTGGGGAGGATCATTACACTTGGTGGAGTAACCGGGGGCAAGCCTGGGCCAAGAATGTAGGTTGGCGTATTGACTATCAAATCGCCACACCGGGCATCGCTGCCAGCGCAAAACGCACCGAGATTTTTAAGGCTGAGCGTTATTCGGATCACGCGCCTCTTACGATCGACTACGATGTGTCTATCGGCTGA
- a CDS encoding universal stress protein, with protein sequence MAVHDPIRAPILLITDLSARCDRAMDRAAALAKSHGVRLIALHVVETPWLTKLADPTWRNMLQDSTEFAKQRLTDDPALADVDLTVLVEPGNPLEVIEQVAKTNHCSLIVSGTARDETLGRIVLGNTVERLARRTPTPFLVVRSRPFTAYQNIVVATDFSDGASQALAYARTVCPSTPMTLYHAFDQIAGIYELDSPTVAEETEALRARTKQFGQSTLGLEANKFPIVIEHGAADHCLPEYVKAHRVELVVMGTHGATGVSRTAMGSIAEKLLSRVQCDVLLVPHANR encoded by the coding sequence ATGGCTGTCCATGACCCTATCCGAGCACCCATTTTGCTGATCACCGATTTGAGTGCTCGGTGTGACCGGGCCATGGATCGGGCAGCAGCGCTGGCGAAATCGCATGGGGTGCGATTGATCGCACTGCATGTTGTAGAGACTCCCTGGTTAACTAAATTGGCAGACCCCACCTGGCGCAATATGCTGCAAGACAGCACCGAATTTGCCAAGCAGCGTTTAACCGATGATCCCGCCCTGGCCGACGTTGATCTGACTGTCTTGGTTGAGCCAGGTAACCCGCTAGAGGTCATCGAACAGGTCGCAAAAACCAACCATTGCAGCCTGATTGTCTCAGGCACTGCCCGCGATGAAACGCTGGGTCGCATCGTATTGGGCAATACGGTCGAGCGTCTGGCCAGGCGTACCCCCACCCCATTTCTCGTTGTGCGATCACGCCCCTTCACGGCGTATCAAAATATTGTGGTTGCGACTGATTTCTCGGATGGAGCCAGCCAAGCATTGGCATACGCACGTACTGTGTGCCCCTCGACCCCAATGACGCTTTATCATGCATTCGACCAAATCGCAGGCATTTATGAGCTCGATTCACCAACAGTGGCTGAAGAGACTGAGGCCTTGCGCGCCCGGACCAAGCAGTTTGGCCAGTCCACACTTGGCCTTGAAGCCAACAAGTTTCCCATCGTGATTGAACATGGCGCGGCCGATCACTGTTTGCCAGAATACGTCAAGGCACATCGCGTCGAGCTTGTGGTGATGGGCACACACGGCGCCACCGGTGTCAGTCGAACTGCCATGGGTAGTATTGCTGAGAAGCTTCTGAGCCGAGTGCAGTGTGACGTCTTGCTCGTGCCACACGCCAATCGTTGA
- a CDS encoding muropeptide transporter: MNLSSLYFGRRVAPLLALGFASGLPLALTGGTLQAWATVENVSLQEIGFLTLVGTAYTLKFVWAPFIDRYVPPLLGRRRGWMAVTQILLALGLIAMGMLSPGQSLGPLALLAVMVAFFSATQDIAFDAYRTDVLRPAERGAGAALSVLGYRLAMLVSGGLALIVADQWLGWGRTYALMGLLMLVAVLATLWAPEPERPGQAPVSLTEAVIEPFKEFFARPQVWMLLLLIVLYKLGDAFAGALSTTFLIRGAGFTPTEVGTVNKLLGLSATIVGALAGGALMAKLGLYRSLMAFGILQAVSNFGYWLIAVGPQSIWLMAFGVGLENLCGGMGTAAFVALLMGLCNHQFSATQFALLSALSAVGRTYLAGPLTPPLVESFGWPIFFAMTVVIALPGLWLLWQRRTEIDALDDRVKAEANS, translated from the coding sequence GTGAACCTCAGTAGTCTCTATTTTGGTAGACGGGTCGCGCCACTGTTGGCGCTAGGATTTGCCAGTGGCTTGCCGCTGGCGTTGACTGGCGGCACGCTGCAAGCGTGGGCAACCGTGGAGAATGTGTCACTGCAAGAAATTGGCTTTTTGACGTTGGTGGGAACTGCCTACACGCTGAAGTTCGTCTGGGCGCCGTTCATTGACCGATATGTGCCACCGCTTCTCGGACGCCGTCGAGGTTGGATGGCAGTGACTCAAATATTGCTAGCACTCGGTTTAATCGCGATGGGCATGCTGTCGCCCGGACAATCGCTTGGACCCCTTGCGCTGCTGGCGGTCATGGTGGCTTTTTTTTCCGCCACGCAAGACATTGCATTCGATGCTTACCGCACTGATGTTTTGCGGCCAGCCGAGCGAGGAGCCGGTGCCGCATTGTCAGTGCTTGGTTACCGTTTGGCTATGTTGGTGTCGGGCGGTCTGGCGCTGATCGTGGCTGATCAGTGGCTTGGTTGGGGGCGTACTTACGCGCTCATGGGTTTGCTTATGCTGGTCGCCGTGCTTGCAACGCTTTGGGCGCCAGAGCCTGAGCGCCCGGGCCAAGCGCCCGTGTCGTTAACCGAAGCTGTGATTGAGCCATTTAAAGAATTCTTTGCTCGGCCGCAGGTGTGGATGTTGCTGCTGCTGATCGTGCTCTATAAATTAGGCGATGCCTTTGCAGGAGCGCTTTCGACAACTTTTTTGATTCGGGGTGCGGGCTTTACGCCGACTGAAGTAGGTACTGTTAATAAGCTGCTTGGTTTAAGTGCAACCATCGTAGGCGCACTCGCCGGTGGTGCTCTGATGGCAAAGCTCGGGTTGTACCGCTCGCTAATGGCATTCGGAATTTTGCAGGCGGTCTCTAATTTTGGCTATTGGTTAATTGCGGTGGGTCCCCAAAGCATCTGGTTGATGGCGTTTGGTGTTGGACTAGAAAACCTGTGCGGTGGAATGGGGACCGCTGCTTTCGTCGCTCTGCTGATGGGGTTGTGCAACCATCAGTTTTCCGCCACGCAATTTGCTTTACTGTCTGCGTTGTCTGCTGTGGGCCGAACCTATTTGGCCGGACCGTTGACGCCGCCCTTGGTTGAGTCTTTTGGGTGGCCAATATTTTTTGCGATGACGGTGGTCATTGCTCTGCCAGGTCTATGGTTGTTGTGGCAACGACGCACAGAGATTGACGCGCTCGATGATCGGGTCAAGGCAGAGGCTAACAGTTGA
- the metW gene encoding methionine biosynthesis protein MetW, translated as MTEFNVRRDFERIGSWVDRGSRVLDLGCGDGSLLGYLRDTRQIRGVGVEISDERVIACVERGVDVIQQNLDDGLAMFGDRQFDTVVLSQTLQAVHQTEHVLREMVRVGRTGVVSFPNFGYWPHGWSILKGRMPVTGQMPYAWYNTPNIHLCTLKDFEDLCRKLDLQILERVTFSPTHEVKWLAGWRATLALYRFASATNSAGGLREPQ; from the coding sequence ATGACTGAGTTCAACGTTCGGCGCGACTTCGAGCGCATCGGCAGTTGGGTCGATCGCGGCAGCCGAGTGCTTGATCTTGGTTGTGGCGACGGCTCCTTGCTTGGTTATCTGCGGGACACAAGGCAAATCAGGGGCGTCGGTGTTGAAATCAGTGACGAGCGAGTGATTGCCTGCGTGGAACGTGGTGTGGATGTCATTCAACAGAACCTCGATGATGGCTTGGCCATGTTTGGTGATCGGCAGTTTGACACGGTCGTGCTGTCACAGACATTGCAAGCGGTACACCAGACTGAGCATGTTCTGCGCGAAATGGTGCGGGTCGGGCGCACTGGGGTGGTGTCGTTTCCGAACTTTGGCTATTGGCCCCATGGTTGGTCAATTTTAAAAGGACGGATGCCAGTGACGGGGCAGATGCCCTACGCTTGGTACAACACCCCTAACATTCATCTTTGTACGCTGAAGGATTTCGAGGATTTATGCAGAAAGCTTGATTTACAGATTCTTGAGCGTGTGACCTTTAGTCCGACGCACGAGGTAAAGTGGCTGGCCGGCTGGCGTGCAACGCTGGCGTTGTATCGGTTTGCGAGCGCAACCAATTCCGCAGGTGGTTTGCGTGAACCTCAGTAG
- the metX gene encoding homoserine O-succinyltransferase MetX, with translation MVNAIDPQLTCSDSPNPGTGSTACGSVGVVKTQYFEFDEPLRLSSGQVLERYTLAVHTYGTLNPDKSNAVLICHALNASHHVAGISADDPNEIGWWDNMVGPGKPVDTDKFFVIGVNNIGSCFGSTGPASIRSETGKPWGAAFPVVTVEDWVMAQARLADRLGIERFAAVMGGSLGGMQALSWSITCPERVANCVVIASTPRLSAQNIGFNEVARRAIITDPEFHGGDYYAHGVVPKRGLSVARMIGHITYLSDDDMAEKFGRAQRAPAEDGAWRYGFDVEFEVESYLRYQGEKFSKYFDANTYLLITRALDYFDPARSSGGDLTKALAPTEASFLLVSFATDWRFPPARSREIVKALLNNATPVTYAEIDAPHGHDAFLLDDARYHAVVREYFKRIAKEVSHD, from the coding sequence ATGGTTAATGCTATTGATCCTCAACTGACCTGCTCTGATTCGCCCAACCCGGGGACCGGCTCTACGGCTTGCGGATCGGTGGGTGTGGTTAAAACCCAGTATTTCGAATTTGACGAGCCCCTGCGACTGTCATCTGGGCAGGTGCTTGAGCGTTATACGCTAGCCGTGCATACCTATGGCACGTTGAATCCCGACAAAAGCAACGCCGTTCTCATTTGTCATGCGTTAAACGCGTCACATCACGTTGCGGGGATTTCGGCCGATGATCCCAACGAGATTGGCTGGTGGGACAACATGGTAGGGCCTGGTAAGCCCGTGGATACCGACAAGTTCTTCGTCATCGGCGTCAACAACATTGGCTCATGCTTCGGTTCCACCGGTCCTGCATCTATTCGTAGTGAGACGGGCAAGCCTTGGGGAGCAGCATTTCCGGTGGTGACTGTCGAGGATTGGGTAATGGCGCAAGCCCGTTTGGCTGATCGCCTTGGCATTGAACGGTTTGCCGCAGTGATGGGCGGTTCGCTTGGTGGTATGCAGGCACTGAGTTGGTCCATCACGTGTCCCGAGCGTGTTGCCAATTGCGTGGTGATTGCGAGCACGCCCCGATTGTCGGCACAAAATATTGGTTTTAATGAGGTCGCAAGGCGTGCCATTATCACCGACCCGGAGTTTCATGGTGGTGATTACTACGCCCATGGTGTAGTGCCAAAACGTGGTTTGTCGGTGGCACGAATGATCGGGCATATCACGTACCTCTCTGATGATGATATGGCAGAAAAATTTGGCCGAGCGCAACGTGCACCGGCCGAGGATGGTGCTTGGCGCTATGGATTTGATGTTGAGTTCGAAGTTGAATCGTATTTGCGTTATCAGGGTGAGAAGTTCTCCAAGTATTTCGATGCCAACACCTATTTGCTGATTACTCGGGCACTAGACTACTTTGATCCGGCTCGCAGTTCGGGCGGTGATCTCACGAAAGCGCTTGCACCGACTGAGGCGAGTTTTCTGCTGGTGTCATTTGCGACCGATTGGCGCTTCCCGCCCGCGCGCTCACGCGAAATTGTTAAGGCCTTGTTGAATAACGCAACACCGGTGACCTACGCTGAAATCGATGCGCCGCATGGCCATGACGCATTCTTGCTTGATGATGCGCGTTATCACGCGGTGGTACGAGAGTATTTCAAGCGTATCGCCAAGGAGGTGTCTCATGACTGA